CGCCCACAGGTGGCGGATGTGGCCGAGGTGCCGGGTCATGCAGGCTTCGGCGGCGGCGGCGTCGCCGGTCAGCAGCACGTCCAGCAGTTCCAGGTGCTCCTCGGCGGAGCTGACCAGTTCGCCCTGCTGGTCGAGCCGGTTGAGGCCGTACAGCCGGGAGCGCTTGCGCAGGTCGCCGACGGTCTCGACCAGGCGGGCGTTGCCGGCCAGCGCGAGCAGGTCGAGGTGGAACTGGCGGTCGGCCTCCAGGTAGCCGATCAGGTCGTGCTTGCGGGCGGCCTCGACGATCGCCGCGGCCTGCGGGCGCAGCGCCTCTAGCTGTTCGGCGGTGGCGGTCCGGGCGACCTGGCCGACGGTGGGGACCTCGATCAGCGCGCGGATCTCGGTGAACTCGTCGAGGTCCCGGTCGGAGAGCTCGGTGACCCGGAAGCCCTTGTTGCGGACGGCCTCGACCAGGCCCTCGCGGGCCAGGTCGAGCATCGCCTCGCGGACGGGGGTGGCGGAGACCCCGAAGTCGGCGGCCAGCGTCGGGGCGGAGTAGACCACCCCGGGGCGCAGCTCACCGGAGATGAGTGCCGCACGCAGGGCGTGGGCGACCTGGTCGCGCAGCCGCTCCTGGACGGAGATGAGGTTGCGGGGCTTGAGGTCGGCCATGGTGTTCCTCCGGAGGTTCAAACAGGGCCCCATTGTACAATGTCACGTTGCGGAGAGTGAATGCCCTGCGTGCGGCTGTCGCTGTCCGTGTCCCCGGGTCCCAGCCTTCCGTCCCCGTGCCCGGACCCCGACCCGGACCCCGACCCGGCCTCGGCCCCGCGTCCCCGTCCCCCGGACCCCCGTCGCGGCGCCCTACCTCCCGGCCGACGCGTACTGCGCCGCCGCCACCGCCAGATCCTGCCACGCCATCCCGACGCTCTTGAAGAACCTGGGACGATCATGGCGGACGGCGGCCCGGCCCGTGACCAGTTCCGCCAGATTCGCCATCCGCTCCGCCCCGGCCCCCGCCAGCAGCAGGTCCCCGGCCTCGCGCAGCGCGACCTCCCGGGCCTCCACGAACAGGTCGGCCCGCGCCACCAGCCTGGCGTCCACCTCGCGGGCGTCCGGCTCGTGCGAGCCGACCGCCGCGACCACCGCCCGGTCCGGCACCAGGCGGCCGTCGAACAGCGGGGTGCGGGCGGTCGTGCAGCACACCACCACGTCCGCCCCCGCCACCGCCTCCGGACCGCCGACGGCCGCCGCCAGGCCCAGCCCGGCCGCGTACGCCGCCACCTCGGCGGCCGGGCCCGGCCGCCGCGCCACCACGGTGGCCCGTTCCAGAGCGGGCAGCACGGCCCGCAGCGCCGCCAGGTGCCCGACCGCCTGCGGCCCGGCACCGAACACCACCAGTTCCCGGGCGTCCGGCGCCGCCAGCGCCCGCACCGCCAGCGCGGTCACCGCGGGCGTCCGCAGCGCGGTCAGCGCGGCCCCGTCCAGCAGTGCCAGCGGCTGCAGCGTCGGCCCGTCCAGCAGCAGGTAGGACCCGGTGATCCGGGGCAGTCCGACCGCCGGGTTCCCGGGCGCCACCCCCGCGACCTTCACCCCCGCGAAGCCCCCGGCCGCCGCGGGCATCAGCAGCAGCTCCCCCGCCGGCACCGCCACCCCGACCCGCGCCGGGCACCCCTCCACGTCCAGCCCGCCCAGCAGCACCCGTTCCAGCGCCGCCACCGCCTCGGCCGGTCCGAGCGTCAGCGGCAGCTGCGCGAGGCCGCCGGTCACAGCAGGAACCCCGGGCCCAGGGTGTCCTCGGGGTCGAGGACGAAGCGGTGCTCGCCGGTGCGGTGGGCGGTGCCGGTGACCTCGGTGACGGTGCCGTCGGCCCGCGGGGCGCGGACCCGGCCGGTGAAGACGGTGCCGATGACCGAGTCGTGGCGCAGCGTGCGGCCGGGGTCGATGGCGCCCTCGGCGGCGAGCAGGGCGAGCCGGGCGGAGGTGCCGGAGCCGCACGGGGAGCGGTCGATCTGGCCGTCGGCGAAGACGGTGACGTTGCGCTGGTGCGGGCCGGACGGCGTGTCGGGCAGCTCGTCGTACAGGATGACGCCGTAGACGCCGTCGCGGTGCCCGGCGAGCGCCCGGTGGCCCTCCAGCGCGGTGCGGACCTCCCGTCCGGCGGCGGTGAGTTCGGCGAGCTCGTCGGGGACGACGGACAGGCCGAGCGCGGCGGCGGGCAGCGAGGCGTAGACCGCCCCGGAGTCCGCCAGGTCGACCCGGAGCGTCCCGCGCGGGGTGGCCAGCTCGACCCCGCGGGCCAGCACCCGGGTCGGCACGTTGCGGAAGGTGACCGCGGTGGTGCGGCCGCCGCTGCGGTGCACGGTGGCGCCGACCCGGCCGGAGGGGACGTCGATGCGGACCAGGGCGGTGCCGTCGTCGGGGGCGGCGACCAGGCCGGTGTCCACGGCCCACGCGCCGAGCGCCATGGTGCCGTGGCCGCAGGCGGTCGAGTAGCCGTCCTTGTGCCAGAACAGCACGCCGAGGTGCGCCTCGTCGTCGTCCGGCGGCACCACGAACCCGCCGTACATGCCGGCGTGCCCGCGCGGCTCCCGGGTCAGCAGGCGGCGCACGTCGTCCAGCGCGCTCGGCCGCGGCGCGGTGGCCCGGCCGCCCGCGCCGATGGCGATCGAGCGGCGTTCGGCGACGGTGTCGCCGGGCACCGGCGGCAGGCCCGCGACGACGATCCGGAACGGCTCGCCCGCGGTGTGGTAGTCGACGGTGGAGACCAGGTTGATCAGCTCCCCGCCCCGGCGGGCGGTGGGGTGACGGTCCATCAGCACTCCCCGGCGGGCAGCACGCTGACGGTGCGCGCGGCGGTGTAGAAGTCGAGCGCGGCCCGGCCCTGCTCGCGGGCGCCGTACGAGGCGCCCTTGGCGCCGCCGAACGGCAGGTGGAAGTCGACGCCGCTGGAGGGCGCGTTGATCCGGATCATGCCCGCGTCCAGCCGGTCCGCGGCGGCCAGCGCCACGTCCAGGCTGCGCGAGTGGACGGAGGCGGACAGGCTGTGCCGGGTGTCGTTGGCCAGCGCGAGCGCCGCGTCCAGGTCGGCGGCGGGCAGCAGCACGGCGAGCGGGCCGAAGAACTCCTCGGTCAGCAGCGGGTGCCCGGCGGGGACGTTCTCCAGCAGGGTCGGCTCCAGGAACCAGCCGGCCCGGTCGGCCCGCGCGCCGCCGGCCAGCACGGTGGCGCCGCCCGCCCGGGCGGTGTCGATCGCCCCGGTCAGCCGTTCCAGCGCCGGCCCGCCGATCACCGGGCCGCAGACGGTGGCCGGGGCGGCCGGGTCGGCGGCGGGCGTCTGCCCGAGGGCCTTGGCGAGGGCCTCGGCGAGCGGCTCGTAGGCGTCGCCGACGGCGATCACCCGGCTGGTCGCGGTGCACTTCTGGCCCGCGTAGCCGGCGATGGCGTTCGCCAGGTGCGCGGCGGCCTGCGCGATGTCGGCGTCCGGCAGCACCAGGGCGGCGTTCAGGCCGCCCATCTCGGCCTGCACCGGGATGCCGCGCCCGCTCGCCCCGGCGACCACCGAGCGGCCGACCCCGGTCGAGCCGGTGAACGAGACGACGTCCGCGCCGTCGATCAGCGCCGTCCCCGCCTCGGCGCCGCCCGGCACCACCGTGAGCACGCCCTCGGGCAGGCCCGCGAGTTCGGCCAGCCGCAGCGCGCAGGCCACCGCCTCCGAGGACGGCTTGAGCACCACCGCGTTGCCGACGGCCAGCGCGGGCGCGGCCTTCCAGGTCGGGATCGCCAGCGGGAAGTTCCACGGCGTGATCAGCCCGGCCACCCCGTACGGGCGGCGGCGGGTCAGCAGCAGGCCCGGCCCGGCGGCGGGCTCGTGCACCTCCCCGGCGGGGGCGAACGGCGCCTGCGCGTAGTAGCGCCAGATCGCCGCCGTCCGGGCCACCTCGCCGCGCGCCTCGGCCACCGGCTTGCCGACCTCGCGCACCGCCAGCGCGACCAGTTCCTCGGCCGCCGCCTCGATCGCCGCCGCGGCCCGGCCCAGCGCCAGCGAACGCCCGGCCGCCCCCAGCGCCCACCACCCGCGCTGCGCCTCCCGGGCCCCCGCGATCGCCGCCGCGACCTCGGCGGTCCCCGCCGCCGGCACCGAGGCGACCAGGTCGTCGGGGTCGGCGGGGTTGTACGAGTCGATGGTGCTCATGCTCAAGGGCCTTTCACAGAGGGATGGTTGACGGGTCCGGGGCGGTCCGGCGGCGCTACAGCAGGAAGCCCGCCGGGAACGGGTCCGTCGGGTCGAGGAAGTACTGCGCGGTGCCGGTCACCCAGGCCCGGCCGGTGACGGTGGGGACGACGGCGGGCAGTCCGGCGACGGTGGTCTCCTCGACCAGGCGGCCGGTGAAGGTCGTCCCGATGAAGGAGTCGTTGCGGAACTCGGCGCCGACCGCCAGCTCGCCGCGCGCGTGCAGCTGCGCCATCCGCGCCGAGGTGCCCGTCCCGCAGGGCGAGCGGTCGAACCAGCCGGGGTGGATGGCCATCGCGTGCCGGGAGTGCACCGCGTCCGAGCCGGGCGCGAGCAGCTGGACGTGGTGGCAGCCGTGGATGGACGGGTCCTCGGGGTGCACCGGCCGGTGCGCGTCCGAGGCGTTGACGGCGTCCATCATGGCCAGCCCGGCGGCCAGGATCTCGTCCTTGCGCCCGCGTTCGAACGGCAGGCCGAACTGCTCCAGCGGCAGGATCGCGTAGTAGTTGCCGCCGTACGCGAGGTCGTAGGTGACCGTCCCGTACCCGGGCACCTCCAGCTTCCGCTCCAGCGCGACCGCGTACGAGGGCACGTTGCGGATGGTGACGCCGACCGCCGCGCCGTCCTGCACCGCGACCTCGGCGACCACCAGCCCGGCGGGGGTGTCCAGCCGCACCGTGGTGACGGGTTCGACCACCGGCACCATGCCGGTCTCCACCAGCACGGTGGCCACGCCGATGGTGCCGTGGCCGCACATCGGCAGCAGCCCGGAGACCTCGATGTACAGCACCCCGAAGTCGGCGTCCGGCCGGGTCGGCGGCTGCAGGATCGCGCCGCTCATCGCGGAGTGGCCGCGCGGTTCGCACATCAGCAGCGTGCGGAACGCGTCGAGGTGCTGCTGGAAGTGGGTGCGCCGTTCGGCCATGGTGGCGCCGGGGACGGTGCCGAACCCCCCGGTGATCACCCGGGTGGGCATGCCCTCGGTGTGCGAGTCGACGGCGTGGAAGACGTGACGGGTCCGCATCGCGGTGCTCTCTCCAGTCGGCTGACAACGGGTCCTGGCCTGCGGCGGTCCGGGCCGGATCCCCCCGGGTCCGGCCCGGACCGCCGTGCGGCGACGGCTACTTGTGGCCCTCGGCGAGCGCCTTCCCGGTCGCGGCGCGCACCGCGGCCTCGATCTCCGGGACGAGCGGCAGGCGCGGGGCGCGGGTCGGGCCGCCGGGGCGGCCGGCGATGTCCATCGAGAGCTTGATCGACTGGACGAACTCGGTCTTGGAGTCCCAGCGCAGCAGCGGGTGCAGCGACCTGTAGAGCGGCACGGCGGTGGCCAGGTCGCCGGAGACGGCGGCGTGGTACAGCTCGGCGCAGGTCGCGGGCAGCGCGTTCGGGTAACCCGCGATCCAGCCGACCGCGCCCGCGACCGCCAGCTCCAGCAGCACGTCGTCGGCCCCGATCAGCAGGTCCAGCCCGGGCGCCAGCTCACCGATCTCGTACGCCCGGCGGACGTCGCCGGAGAACTCCTTGACCGCCACGATCGAGCCGTCCGCGTGCAGTTGGGCGAGCAGCGCGGGCACCAGGTCGACCTTGGTGTCGATCGGGTTGTTGTACGCGACGACCGGCACCCCGACCCGCGCCACCTCGGCGTAGTGGGCCCGCACCGCGGCCTGGTCGGCCCGGTAGGCGTTCGGCGGGAGCAGCAGCACCGACCCGGCCCCCGCCTCGGCGGCCTGCTCGGCCCAGCGCCGCGACTCGGCACTGCCGTAGGCGGCCACCCCGGGCATCACCCGGGCCCCGTCACCGGCCGCCTCGACCGCGGTCGTGACGACCTTGGCGCGCTCCTCGGGCGTCAGGGTCTGGTACTCGCCGAGGGAGCCGTTGGGGACGACGCCGTCGCAGCCGTTGTCGATCAGCCAGCGGACGTGCTCGGCGTAGGCGTCGTAGTCCACCGTGAGGTCGTCACGGAAGGGCAGGGTGGTGGCGACCATGATGCCGCGCCAGGGACGGGCGGGGTCGTGCGGGGTGCGGGTCACGGGGATCTCCCTTGATATGATGTGTGACATTTTACAAGTGGGCGACGCGGCTCCACAAGGGGACCCGCCGCCCGAGTCGATCCGGCACCCGCCTCCCGACGGGCCGACCGAAAACCTTCCCGGCCCCGGCCCGCCAACAGGCGGGCCCGGAGCCCGACTTACCCACCGAAGACGGCAACCCGCCCCGCCCCCGGCACCGGCCGCGCACTGCCGACCGGCCTGCCGAGCCACCCGGCCCCGGCCCCCGCCGGAGAGGCCCCCGGCACCGACCCGGCCAGCCGACCAAAGCGCCCGACTCGGCCCCGCGCCGGGGACAACCCCGACACCAGCCCTTCCCGACCGCCCCGACCGCCCCGACCGAAGCAGCCCGATCCCGGCCCCGCGCCGGAAGGACCGGCCCCCGCCGCCGACCGGCCGAAGCGCCCGGCCCCGCACCGACGACGGCAACCGCCCTCCCCGGCACCGGCCCGACTCGGCCGCCCCGGCCGCCGCCCGCTAGTCCGGCCCCGGCCCCGGCTGCTCCACCGACCGCACCGGCTCCGCCAGTTGCGCCAGCGGCACCGGGCAGGACAGCGGCCGGCTGTCCGGCCGCCCCGCCGCACCGCCGCCACCGGACAGGCAGGCCACCGCGGGCCCGCACATCCGGCCCTGGCACCAGCCCATGCCGGCCCGGGTGAGCAGCTTGACCGTCCGGGCGTCCCCGGCGCCGAGTTCCGCGACGGCCGCCCGGATCTCCCGGGCCGGGACCTCCTCGCACCGGCAGACGTCGGTGTCGTCGGTGACCCAGCCGGTCCAGTCCGGCCCGGGCGCGTGCGCGGCGGCCATCAGCGCGGCGAACGCGCGCCGCCGCCGCCGGACGGCCACCTCCCGTCCCCCGTCCGGGCGTCCGGCGACCGCCCGGGCGGCCAGCACGCCTTCGGCCAGCGCCAGGTCCGCGCCGCCGACCCCGCAGGTCTCCCCCGCCGCCCACAGCCCGGGCACGCTGGTGCGCTGCCGGGCGTCGACCTTCAGGGCGACCGCGCCGTCCGGCCCGGTGACCGTCTCGGCGCCCAGCTCGGCGGCCAGTTCGATCTGCGGCACCAGCCCGTGCCCGATCGCCACCGCGTCGCAGGCGATCCGCCGTTCGCTGCCGGGCACCGGTTTCCAGCGGGCGTCGAGCCGGGCGACCGTGACGGCGGTGACCCGGTCGGTGCCGTGCGCCTCGACCACCGCGCTGCTCCGGCGCAGCCGCACCCCGTGGCGCAGCAGCCGTGCCCCGTGCGCGGTGCCCTCGGCGAGCTTGCCGGGGTTGCCGGTCAGGACCGGCAGCCCGCGGGCGTAGCCGAGGTACGAGGTGGCCTCGACGATCGCGGGGACCTCCGCCCCGGCCGCGACCAGCGAGGAGGCGGCGGCCAGCAGCAGCGGGCCGCTGCCGGCCACCACGATCCGGCGGCCGGGCAGCACCAGGGAGGACTTGAGCATCGCCTGCGCGCCGCCCGCGGTGACCACGCCGGGCAGCGTCCAGCCGGGGAAGGGCAGGTGCCGCTCGTAGGCGCCGGTGGCCAGCAGGGCGGCGCGGGCCAGGACGGTGGCCCGGTCGCCGGCCCCGGGGCCGCGGGTGGCGTGCAGGCGCCAGGGCCGCCGCTCGTCGCCGGGGACGCCCGCCTCGGCCGCCCACACGTGGTGGCCCGGCAGGTGGTCGACCAGCGGCGAGGCCGCCAGCCGCGCGCGCAGCCGGGCGAACGCCGTCCAGCCGTGGTGCAGCTTCTCCGGCCGGGCCGCGCCGAGCTCCGGTGCGGGGTGCCGGTAGTACTGGCCGCCGGGGCGGCTCCCGGCGTCCAGCAGCGCGACCCGCAGGCCGAGTGCGGCGGCGGTGTCGGCGGCGGCCAGTCCGGCGGGGCCGGCGCCGATCACCGCGAGGTCGTACACGCCCGCGCGGCCGGCGCCCGGCTCAGACTTCGAGGTCGGCATGGCCGTGCCCCTCCTGGGTGGTGACGGTGTCGCCGGGTTCGGCGGGCAGCAGGCACAGGCGCTGGTTGGGGCGGCCGTTGACGGTGGCCAGGCAGTCGAAGCACTGGCCGATCCCGCAGAACGCGCCGCGCGGGCGCCCCCCGTTCCGGGTGGTGCGCCAGGCGAGCACGCCGTCGGCCCACAGCGCGGCGGCCAGCGTCTGCCCGGGCAGCGCGGGCACCGGCCGGCCGTCGAACAGGATGGTGCGGGCGGGTCCGGGTTCGGCGCCCACCAGGTCGAGCGGGTCCACGGCTACTCCTCTCCTCCACGACGTGTGCGGCACCGCACCGGTCCTCTCAACGCCCGCCCTCCCCGTCCCCGAACCGCTCCGGCCGGAACGGCGTCAGGTCCGGCCCGGGGTCGGCCCCGGTGAGCTGGCGGCTGATCAGCAGCCCGGTGGCGGGCGCCAGCCCGATGCCCGCGCCCTCGTGCCCGCAGGCGTGGTAGAGCCCGGGCACCCGGGCGTCGCGGCCGAGGGCGGGCAGGTGGTCGGGCAGGTAGGGGCGGAAGCCGCGGTAGCAGCGCTGCACCTGGACGGTGCGCAGCACCGGGAAGAGCGCGGCGGCCTGGGCGGCGAGCCGGTGCAGCACCTCGGGGGCGAGGGTGCGGTCGAAGCCGACCCGTTCGCGGCTGGCGCCGATCAGCACCGGCCCGGCGGGGGTGCCCTCGACCACGGCGGAGGACTGCAGGTCGGCCGAGCCGGAGGCGACGTCGGCGACGTAGTCGGCGGCGTAGACCTTGTGCCGGACGATCCGCGGCAGCGGTTCGGTGACCAGCACGAAGCCGCGCCGGGGCAGCACCGGCAGCCGGACCCCGGCCAGCGCGGCGAGTTCGCCGCCCCAGGTGCCGGCGGCGTTGACCACGGCGGGCGCGGCGATCTCGCGGCGTCCGGTGACCACGCCGGTGACGGCGCCGCCGGGGCCGCGCAGCAGTGCGGTGACGGCCTCGCCGAGGTACCGGTCGGCGCCGGCGGCGCGCAGCAGGTGGGCGGCGGCCAGGGCGGGCTGCACCTGGGCGTCCTGCGGGTACAGGTAGCCGCCGGGCAGGTCCTCGGCCAGGTGCGGTTCGAGGTCGCGCAGTTCGTCGGCGGCGACCGGGACGGCCTCGACGCCGGCGGCGCGCTGGGCGGCGGCGAAGCCGTGCAGCAGGTCGAGTCCGGCGGGGGCGGTGGCGACCACCAGGCCGCCCTTGGGCTCGTACTCGACGCGGTCGCCGAGTTCGGCGGCGAGTTCGCGCCACAGGCCGGCGGAGAGCAGGGCGAGGTCGAGTTCCGGGCCGGGTTCCTTGTCGGAGACCAGCAGGTTGCCCTCGCCGGCGCCGGTGGTCCCGCCGGCCACCGGCCCGCGGTCCACCACGGCGACCTTCAGGCCGGACCGGGCGGCGTAGTAGGCGCAGGCGGCGCCGACCACGCCGGCCCCGACCACCACGACGTCGTAGGGGTTTCGCTTGAGCACCTCAGTAATATGTCACATGGTTCGAACCCCGGGCAAGCACCCCACCAGCACCGATCACCCCCCACCAGAAAACCCGGAAGGCCGGAAGCTTCGGAAGCCCGGAAGCCCCGGAACGCCGGACGGCCCCGGACCACAGGGTCCGGGGCCGTCCACCGCCTCGACGGGCAGTCGGCTCATCAGGTGATGTCGTCGTCGATCTGGTCGCGGCGCGCGGCCGGGACCGGCGCCGGGGCCTCCACCGCCTCGACCCCGCCGACCGACTCGGCGTCCGCCACGCCCTCGACCGTCAGGTCGACGTGCGAGGCCTCCTCGTCGCTCAGCCCGGCGTCGGGGTTGCGGGCGGCCTTGCGCTTGTCGTTGAGCAGCGCGACCCCGGCCGCCAGGAAGTACAGCGCCCAGATCGGCGCGGCCAGCGCCAGCATCGACAGCGGGTCGGTGGACGGGGTGGCGAAGGCCGCGAACACCGTGATGCCCATGACCATGGCGCGCCACCAGCCGAGCAGCCGCTTGCCGCTGAGCACCCCGACC
Above is a genomic segment from Kitasatospora cineracea containing:
- a CDS encoding GntR family transcriptional regulator is translated as MADLKPRNLISVQERLRDQVAHALRAALISGELRPGVVYSAPTLAADFGVSATPVREAMLDLAREGLVEAVRNKGFRVTELSDRDLDEFTEIRALIEVPTVGQVARTATAEQLEALRPQAAAIVEAARKHDLIGYLEADRQFHLDLLALAGNARLVETVGDLRKRSRLYGLNRLDQQGELVSSAEEHLELLDVLLTGDAAAAEACMTRHLGHIRHLWAAGGKPADGPAEPESALRLPAR
- a CDS encoding ornithine cyclodeaminase family protein, which gives rise to MTGGLAQLPLTLGPAEAVAALERVLLGGLDVEGCPARVGVAVPAGELLLMPAAAGGFAGVKVAGVAPGNPAVGLPRITGSYLLLDGPTLQPLALLDGAALTALRTPAVTALAVRALAAPDARELVVFGAGPQAVGHLAALRAVLPALERATVVARRPGPAAEVAAYAAGLGLAAAVGGPEAVAGADVVVCCTTARTPLFDGRLVPDRAVVAAVGSHEPDAREVDARLVARADLFVEAREVALREAGDLLLAGAGAERMANLAELVTGRAAVRHDRPRFFKSVGMAWQDLAVAAAQYASAGR
- a CDS encoding proline racemase family protein, which codes for MDRHPTARRGGELINLVSTVDYHTAGEPFRIVVAGLPPVPGDTVAERRSIAIGAGGRATAPRPSALDDVRRLLTREPRGHAGMYGGFVVPPDDDEAHLGVLFWHKDGYSTACGHGTMALGAWAVDTGLVAAPDDGTALVRIDVPSGRVGATVHRSGGRTTAVTFRNVPTRVLARGVELATPRGTLRVDLADSGAVYASLPAAALGLSVVPDELAELTAAGREVRTALEGHRALAGHRDGVYGVILYDELPDTPSGPHQRNVTVFADGQIDRSPCGSGTSARLALLAAEGAIDPGRTLRHDSVIGTVFTGRVRAPRADGTVTEVTGTAHRTGEHRFVLDPEDTLGPGFLL
- a CDS encoding aldehyde dehydrogenase family protein, with the protein product MSTIDSYNPADPDDLVASVPAAGTAEVAAAIAGAREAQRGWWALGAAGRSLALGRAAAAIEAAAEELVALAVREVGKPVAEARGEVARTAAIWRYYAQAPFAPAGEVHEPAAGPGLLLTRRRPYGVAGLITPWNFPLAIPTWKAAPALAVGNAVVLKPSSEAVACALRLAELAGLPEGVLTVVPGGAEAGTALIDGADVVSFTGSTGVGRSVVAGASGRGIPVQAEMGGLNAALVLPDADIAQAAAHLANAIAGYAGQKCTATSRVIAVGDAYEPLAEALAKALGQTPAADPAAPATVCGPVIGGPALERLTGAIDTARAGGATVLAGGARADRAGWFLEPTLLENVPAGHPLLTEEFFGPLAVLLPAADLDAALALANDTRHSLSASVHSRSLDVALAAADRLDAGMIRINAPSSGVDFHLPFGGAKGASYGAREQGRAALDFYTAARTVSVLPAGEC
- a CDS encoding proline racemase family protein; protein product: MRTRHVFHAVDSHTEGMPTRVITGGFGTVPGATMAERRTHFQQHLDAFRTLLMCEPRGHSAMSGAILQPPTRPDADFGVLYIEVSGLLPMCGHGTIGVATVLVETGMVPVVEPVTTVRLDTPAGLVVAEVAVQDGAAVGVTIRNVPSYAVALERKLEVPGYGTVTYDLAYGGNYYAILPLEQFGLPFERGRKDEILAAGLAMMDAVNASDAHRPVHPEDPSIHGCHHVQLLAPGSDAVHSRHAMAIHPGWFDRSPCGTGTSARMAQLHARGELAVGAEFRNDSFIGTTFTGRLVEETTVAGLPAVVPTVTGRAWVTGTAQYFLDPTDPFPAGFLL
- a CDS encoding dihydrodipicolinate synthase family protein; translation: MVATTLPFRDDLTVDYDAYAEHVRWLIDNGCDGVVPNGSLGEYQTLTPEERAKVVTTAVEAAGDGARVMPGVAAYGSAESRRWAEQAAEAGAGSVLLLPPNAYRADQAAVRAHYAEVARVGVPVVAYNNPIDTKVDLVPALLAQLHADGSIVAVKEFSGDVRRAYEIGELAPGLDLLIGADDVLLELAVAGAVGWIAGYPNALPATCAELYHAAVSGDLATAVPLYRSLHPLLRWDSKTEFVQSIKLSMDIAGRPGGPTRAPRLPLVPEIEAAVRAATGKALAEGHK
- a CDS encoding NAD(P)/FAD-dependent oxidoreductase, producing the protein MPTSKSEPGAGRAGVYDLAVIGAGPAGLAAADTAAALGLRVALLDAGSRPGGQYYRHPAPELGAARPEKLHHGWTAFARLRARLAASPLVDHLPGHHVWAAEAGVPGDERRPWRLHATRGPGAGDRATVLARAALLATGAYERHLPFPGWTLPGVVTAGGAQAMLKSSLVLPGRRIVVAGSGPLLLAAASSLVAAGAEVPAIVEATSYLGYARGLPVLTGNPGKLAEGTAHGARLLRHGVRLRRSSAVVEAHGTDRVTAVTVARLDARWKPVPGSERRIACDAVAIGHGLVPQIELAAELGAETVTGPDGAVALKVDARQRTSVPGLWAAGETCGVGGADLALAEGVLAARAVAGRPDGGREVAVRRRRRAFAALMAAAHAPGPDWTGWVTDDTDVCRCEEVPAREIRAAVAELGAGDARTVKLLTRAGMGWCQGRMCGPAVACLSGGGGAAGRPDSRPLSCPVPLAQLAEPVRSVEQPGPGPD
- a CDS encoding (2Fe-2S)-binding protein, whose protein sequence is MDPLDLVGAEPGPARTILFDGRPVPALPGQTLAAALWADGVLAWRTTRNGGRPRGAFCGIGQCFDCLATVNGRPNQRLCLLPAEPGDTVTTQEGHGHADLEV
- a CDS encoding NAD(P)/FAD-dependent oxidoreductase, which encodes MLKRNPYDVVVVGAGVVGAACAYYAARSGLKVAVVDRGPVAGGTTGAGEGNLLVSDKEPGPELDLALLSAGLWRELAAELGDRVEYEPKGGLVVATAPAGLDLLHGFAAAQRAAGVEAVPVAADELRDLEPHLAEDLPGGYLYPQDAQVQPALAAAHLLRAAGADRYLGEAVTALLRGPGGAVTGVVTGRREIAAPAVVNAAGTWGGELAALAGVRLPVLPRRGFVLVTEPLPRIVRHKVYAADYVADVASGSADLQSSAVVEGTPAGPVLIGASRERVGFDRTLAPEVLHRLAAQAAALFPVLRTVQVQRCYRGFRPYLPDHLPALGRDARVPGLYHACGHEGAGIGLAPATGLLISRQLTGADPGPDLTPFRPERFGDGEGGR